The segment ACCGACAGGGCATCTGCTTGCCCAGTGGAACTTCGATGTCAAACGAAGACGTTACGCGAATCTGCAAAACGATCCGCAGCCTTTGCAAAACTCGATCCCTCAGAGAAACCGGCTGATCGCCGGACATTACATCAGCAAACTGATGTGTATCAGCATGAACCACTTTCCCAAAATAAAAATCGATCCCCCGGCAGTCATCATTGGCGCTGCTCGCAGTGGTACGAACATGCTTCGTAATCTGTTGTCCGAACTGGAACCGTTCGCAACGTGGCCCTGTGACGAGATCAACTACATTTGGCGACACGGCAACCGCGAGTTCGAAACCGACGAGTTCACGGCAGAGATGGCGAACGAAAAAACGGTTGCTTACATTCGAAAGCAATTTGCCAGATTCGCAAAGGACCATCCCGGCAAAATGGTGATCGAAAAAACCTGTGCCAATACGCTTCGATGCGAATTCGTTCAGGCAGTCCTTCCCAATGCAAAATTCATCCACATCATCCGCGATGGACGTGATGCGGCTGCATCTGCTTCGCTACGCTGGAATGCTGGTTTGGATATTGGGTATCTCATGAAGAAAGCCCGTTACGTCCCCAAGACTGATGTACCGTACTACGCACTCAGGTACCTCGGCAGTCATATATATCGTTTGACAGCAAAGAAGGATCGCCTTTCAACCTGGGGACCGAAGTTCACGGGCATGCAAACAGCGTTTGAACAAAATGATCTGGCAGTAGGATGCGCGATTCAGTGGAAATCTTGCGTCAGCAAAGCCATCGAACAGCTTGGCAAACTGGATCAAAAGAAGGTCATGACGGTTCGCTACGAAGCCGTCACATCTGATCCAGCGATGTGGCTGAACAAAATCTGTGAGTTTCTTGATCGAGATGTCGCCCCGGTAAGCATTGCGGAACTCACCGACAGTGTTTCGAAAAAGAGCGTAGGCAAATGGCAAAAGCAACTCTCGGAACTACAGGTACAACAGATCAACGAGGTCGCCGGCGATCTTTTGACAAAACTGGGCTACGTGGAACCGTGAGTGCTTCGTCCATGAACCAAATTGATTCTGTACCAAACACCATCCCAAACGGCGGTTTGACGTTTGCGCAACGCTTTTGCAAACGAACGTTTGACATTGTTGCAGCGATCCTTGGCTTGTTGTTGCTTTGGCCATTGATACTGTTCGGCTGGATACTTGCAACGATCAGCACTCGTAAAAACGGGCTGTTTGTGCACCAGCGGATCGGCTTGCACGGGCGGCCGTTTCCGATGTACAAACTTCGTTCGATGAGAGAAGTCCCCGGCGTCACAACGACTAACACTGCTGGCAATGACGTTCGCATCACTCGAACTGGTAAGTGGTTGCGTAGACTGAAAATCGATGAATTGCCTCAACTGATCAATGTCCTTTTTGGTCACATGAGTTTTGTTGGGGCTCGGCCGGACGTCGCGGGCTACACCGATGTGCTGGAAGGGGAGGACAGAATTCTGCTGTCGATGCGACCAGGAATTACCGGTCCGGCATCGTTAACGTACCGCCACGAAGAAGAAATCCTGGCGGCGGCGGACGATGCGGAGTATCGCAATGACCATATACTGTGGCCGCACAAGGTGAAACTCAACCGCAAGTATCTGGACGAGTGGTCGTTCATCGGCGACCTCAGATACATTCTACAAACGTTTATTGGTTCACCAATCACGATTGCTCCTGATGACTTTAAGGACCCAAGTTGAAACTGCTGCTCGCACATCGTTACATTCGCCCAGACACTCCAGGCTATGCGCACATGCTTTACATCATGGGCCGCAAGTTTGCCGAGCAGGGTCATGATGTAACCATTTTCTCGGCGCAGCCGGGGTATAACAACGCTTACGATGGCCCGCGTTTACCGGTTAGAGAAACAACTGACGGCATGACCATCATTCGCATTCCGCTGCTCAAGGAAGATAAAAAGAAGCCGATCCCACGAGCAATCAACGTCGTGGTCTTCGGGCTTTGGCTGTTCTTTCACGCCGTGTTTCGATTCAAGCCATACGACTTGATGACAGTGTCAACTTTCCCGCCAACGATCATGGCAACCGTCGCTCGAGCGATCTGCTTTTTCCGTCGAACGGAATACATTTACCACTGCATGGATTTGTATCCGGAAATTGCACAAGCCAGTGGCTTGCTAAAACGTTCGCTGCCGCTTCGAATCGCTGCTTGGGTTGACAAGCGGAATTGCCAGAAAGCAAAAGCTGTCGTTGTGCTCTCCGATGACATGCTGGCCTCCCTGAGAAACCGTGGGCTCGCTGGCGACAATGTACACGTGATCAACAATTTCATTATCGACACCGTTGACGAATCCGCGAGTGTTCCAGCGGCTTTCGAAGTTCCGACTGAGAAGTTTCGCGTGCTATTTGCCGGAAACATTGGGCGTTTTCAAAGCCTGGAAACGATCGTCGACGCGGCAAAACTTCTGTCAACGAACGACGAGATCGAGTTCTGGTTCATCGGCGCTGGCGTAAGCGTGGACGCGTTGAAAAAGCGGTCTGACTCTGCGACTGGTCAGTCGATACACTTTCATCCCTACCTGCCGATCGAAGCCGTGATGAAAGTCATCAATCGCTGCAATCTAGGGGTGGTATCGTTGGCTCCCAAAGTGATCCTCAGCGCCTATCCGAGCAAGACGATGACCTACCTTGAAGCAGGTTGCAAACTACTGTGTCTGGTCGAAGGAGATACTTCGCTCGCTACATTGGTGAATCAACACAATCTGGGATCCGTTTGTACGCAACCTGCAACTGCCGATGAAGTCGCATCAGCGATCTCAAAAGAGTTTGATAGTTGGAAACGCTACGGGTACGACCGTGACGCAATTCAAAATGTTGGTCGAGCCCATTTCGGACAAGAGGCCATACTGGATTGCTGGTTGCGGTTGCTGGGAGGAAAATCGCCGGGAACACCAGACGCTGTCAAGCCAGCTTCGTTCTCTGCCAGCACAAGCGAATTAAGGAAAACACAGACCACTGAATTCGTGCACTCTGCGGATTAGCCGGATTGAGAAAAACCGTAATAATCTTCGCAGCCAAATCAACAAAGTAGTTCCACAGGTCACTGCTGGAAATTTCGATCAAACCTAAACCGCCTGTTTGAACACCTGACCAGGCCTCACCCCAATAATCACCCGAACCATGTCTGACAAATCCAACTTCGACCCAGCTGAAAAAACCGTCCTGATCACCGGAGGCACCGGCTCGTTCGGCAAAACGATGGTCTCCCATTTGCTGGCACAGGGCTATAAGCAAATTCGCATTTTCAGCCGCGATGAGTGGAAACAGGAAGACATGCGAGTTCGAATGGCGGAGCCGCGGCTCAAGTTCTATATCGGAGACGTTCGCAACCGGGCCAGCGTCGATGGAGCGATGGAAGGCGTCAACATGGTCTTTCACGCTGCCGCGCTCAAGCAAGTTCCCTCTTGCGAGTTCTTTCCGATGCAGGCTGTCGAGACGAACATCATTGGATCGAACAACGTCCTGGAGTCAGCGGTTTCGAACAAAGTCGAAAGCGTCGTCGTCTTGGGAACGGACAAAGCCGTCTATCCCGTCAACGCGATGGGAATGACCAAAGCGGTAATGGAAAAAGTCGCCCAATCGATCGCCCGACGGCTTGGCGAACACGACACCACCATCAGCAGCGTTCGCTACGGGAACGTCATGTATTCGCGCGGTAGCGTCATTCCACTTTTCGTGCGTCAGATTCGCGAAGGCAACCCGATTACAATTACCGAACCGACGATGTCTCGGTTCATGCTGCCCCTCCGCGATTCGGTGGCTCTCGTCGAGTTCGCTTTCAACAACGCCAAACAGGGGGACATCTTCATCAAGAAAGCACCCGCTTGCACGATCGGGATGCTGGCTCAGGCGATGGTTGAACTTTTCCAGTCCGACACGAAAATTGAGACCATTGGCATTCGCCACGGCGAGAAAATGTTTGAAGCGTTGGCCAGTGTCGCGGAGATGCAGCGCAGCGAAGACATGGGTGACTTCATGCGAATTTCAATGGACGAGCGTGATCTGAACTACAAGCGTTTCTTCACCGAAGGCGAACAACTCGAACCGATGGCTCACGACTATGACTCCCACAACACGAGACAACTCACCCTTGAGGAAATGAAAGCCCTGTTGCTTTCGTTGCCTGAGATTCAAAGCGATCTTGAAGAGCTGGGCTTGCCTACTTCCTAGTCCCGCACTCCGGTGAGTCCGCCTTTAGCTCACCCCAACCTTGACCTCGGCATGTTGGCAATCGCTTCGGAAAATCCCCATCGAGTTGTCAACGATGAAAAAGAAAACTTATGACCCGTAACTCACAACAACACATCCTTGTCACCGGAAGCGACGGCTTAATCGGCTGGCACTTGCGATGCTGGCTCGAAACGTGTGCTGGCACGCATGTCATTCCGTGCAATCGCGAGCAATTCAACGACGACGCATACCTCAGTGATGCGATCGAAAAAGCAAACGTGATCGTGCACCTTGCCGGCATGAATCGGGGCGAAGAAGAAGATATCGTACAGACGAACATCGGTCTGGCTCAACGCATCACCGAAATCTGCCAACAGCTCGATTGTCGTCCGCAGATCATCTACAGCTCGTCGACTCAAGTCGATGGCGACAGTCGCTATGGCTATTCAAAACGGGTCGCTGGGGAAACATTTCAGGATTGGGCGAACGTCGAAGACGCCCGGTTCCTCAACCTTGTGTTACCACATGTTTTCGGTGAGCACGGCAAACCGTTTTACAATTCGGTTGTTTCGACGTTTGCCCATCAGCTCGCCAATGGCGAGACTCCAAAGATTATCAGCGATGGCCAGGTTAACCTGCTGCACGCTCATGATGTCGCTCAAATCATCTGGAATTCGATCGAAGACGGAACGGTTGGAGAACTTCGGCCTCACGGCAGCGAAATGTTCGTTTCCGAGTTGCTGGAGCGAATGCAACGGCTCAGCCAACGCTATTTCGACGGAGTGATTCCGGAAGCGACGGAGCCGATCGATCTGAAACTGTTCAACACTTTTCGTTCCTACATTCCGTATGAAAAAAGAGCCGTCGACTTGACGTTGCACACGGACGACCGCGGAAATCTTTTCGAAGCCGCTCGTGCGGACGGGCAGGGGCAGGTTTTCGTTTCGACCAGCCATCCAGGAATCACTCGTGGCCAGCATTTTCATTTTCGCAAAGTCGAAAGGTTTTTGGTGATTCAGGGCAAGGCCAAGATTCGAATGCGTCGCGTCCTTCACGACGACATTGTGACTTACGAAGTCAGTGGCGATCATCCGCAAGCGATCGACATCCCTACGTTGCATACGCACAACATTACTAATGTCGGCGACACGCCGCTGCTGACTCTTTTTTGGGCTGGCGAACACTTTGATCCTGACAACTCGGATACGTATCCGATGATTGTTGAAATTCCAACGACTCAATCAGCAGAAGCATGAATTCAACTCGCCTAAAAGTTCTCACGATCCTCGGAACTCGCCCGGAAATCATCCGCCTCAGCCGCACCATGGCAGCACTTGACCAGTACACCGATCACCAGATCGCACACACTGGCCAGAACTACGATTACGAATTGAATCAGATCTTTTTTGATGATCTGGAGATTCGCAAGCCAGACCATTTCATGGGAGTCGACACATCGTCGCTGGGCAATGTGCTGGGCGGAACGTTGATCGAGAGCGAAAAAATCCTGCGTCAGGAAAAGCCCGACGCGGTCGTGATTCTTGGGGACACCAACAGCGCATTGGCGGGCATCATGGCGCGTCGCCTGAAGATTCCGCTGTATCACATGGAAGCCGGAAACCGCTGCTTTGATTTAAATGTTCCAGAAGAAACCAATCGCCGCATCATTGATCATGTCAGCGATTTCAACCTGGTCTACACGGAACACGCGCGTCGACATTTGCTTTCCGAAGGCATCTCGCATCGGCGAATCTACGTGACCGGTTCGCCAATGAACGAAGTCCTGAATCACTACGGTGCGAAAATCGATGCTTCGACGGCGCCCGCAGATTTGGGCGTTGAACCTGGTAAATATATCTTGGTCAGCATGCATCGCGAAGAGAACGTGGACTATGAGAAACCGCTGACGGAGTTGGTGAACGCGTTGACGATGTTGTCGGAAAAGTTCGACATGCCCGTGATTGTGTCGACTCATCCGCGAACGCAGAAACGGCTGGATCAGTTCGGGCTGAAAGTTGACGAGTCCAAGGTCCGCTTCATGAAGCCGTTTGGATTCTGCGATTACAATAAACTTCAAAAGGACTCGTTCTGCGTCGTTTCCGACAGCGGCACGATTTCCGAAGAGTCGTCGATGCTCCGCTTCCCCGCGGTGACCATTCGAAACGCTCTGGAGCGCCCCGAAGCCATGGATACTGGCAGCATCACACTGACGGGCACCAATCCGGATCGCATTCTCGATTGCGTGACGGTCGTGACGGATCAGTTCGCGGCCGGAACTGTGGCACCCGTGCCTGTCGACTATCAGGTTCCCAACACGTCGCAGCGAGTTGTTCAACTAATTCTTGGAACGGCTAAACTTGCCCATCGCTGGCAAGGCATCGACGATCGGTCGTAGCGACTGCTTCCGGTCGCTCCGCAAGTCGTTGTCTCGTACGCGGTGACGGAACGGCCAAGCCTACTTCGCCAGTGCCGCGGCCCAAAATCCGGCACGCATTTTCTCTACGTCAATCGTCTTATACATCCAGACTTTGCGTTGAGTGTTCTCGGGCGGCGTCGTTACTTCCACCTCGCTCGCCAATGAGGGATCGATCATGGCTTCTACCAACGCCAGATCCCACATCACCCAGGTTTTCGAGCTGCCAAACAGTCGCGTCCAACGTTCGGTCAGTTGCTCTCCAAGCGGTCCCATTCTGGCCTGTTTTTCAAAGCTATCTCCCTGCTCGAACTTGAAAATTCCTGATGTCGTCGCGGACATCACATGCAGTTCGAGATCTTTTTGGTTCAGCAGAAAGTCGACAGCGTTGAGGTCCCGACGAACATTGAACTCAGATTTGTTCCAGGTACCTGTCCCGAAGTCGTACTGAAACCCCATGACGTAGGCTTTGATTTTCGGCGCGATTTCAGGAGCCAACTTGATGGCAGAAGCAAGGTTAGTGCTGGCTCCGATGCACACGACGTAAAGCTTTTCATCATTGGCAAGCTCACGAGCAGACTTGATGATAAATTGAGCCGCGGGAGAGTCTTTCGCTTCGTCTCCACCCCAGGGCTTTCCCATCGGACGCTCCGCCCCGATGTTCAACGGCAGCCCACTGACTCCCATCAGTTCGACAAGCCTTTCGTTTAGCTTTTGGCTGGCTTGGACCGAATCTTGTTGCCCCAAGTAGTGAAACCACTGAGCCGAATTCAATCCGATGACGTCGAATTTGTCTTGACGAAAGATCCGGATGATGGCGTACTGGTCATCAATCTCATTGGCGGTATCCGCATCGAGAATCAATTTTGGTTTGGCATCCTGAGCATGAACCATCGCGGCCCACAGGAGCGTAAAAGAAATTGCAAGAACGCAAAAGATTCGGGAGACGTTTATCTTCATGGCCGTGGTCCTGTCAGGGCGATCAAATTCACTTCACAGTGTGAACCCATAATATAGCCGACAGGAATTCAAAAGCTGCACGTTGGCAGCGAACGGAATCAGCAGGGACTTTTCCTATTGAAAAGTTCCGCTCGTGTCACGGTTTCGCCAATCTGCAGAACGCGTGTTATTGTACGGATCGTAAGACGCAGTTGATTGGCCTTGGACGACTGCGTTGGTGTTGGCTGCAAAAACTGCGTTTGTCGCGTTGCCTGTCTGAACCATTCCTGAAGCAGCATTGTATTGGCCCGACGGAACGCTAAAAGTTCCGGAGTAATAAGGTTGCTGGTATCCCGACATGCCTTGGCCGGGTAGCTGTGCCACCTGGACTCCGGAAGCCCGAGCGTAGTATTGCGATGGAGCGCGGACTGCGGAAGCGTCGGTTGCCGGCAATCGCGTTCGATCGTAAGTCTCGTTAACCGCGGTCGTGGAATAGTCCGGCGATCTTACATAGGAATCGCCGTAGCCCTGATTGGCCGGTGCCTGTGTGTTTTGAACCAGTACGGAACGGGCGCTCGCAGGAGCAGCACTTTCCTGCCCTGTTGCCGCCGGGTTTGCGGTTGAGTTGCTACCAAGCGTCGTCGTGCCACTGGTTGGCTGAGTGGCGTTGGACTGATTGTTGTTCGGGTTTGGATTCGAAGCCGGGTTTGCTGTATTGCCGCCAACCGATTGCCAGCCATTTTGCTGATTGAATTGACTCGCTCCGTTGGCTGGCGTTGGCGCGTTCCCGCCTGTATTGAGCAAACCGCGATTCTGATTGACGCCGAACGGATTGTTGCGAGCAATCGAAGGAATGTTCAACGTGCCCGTTCCCGGTGGTGGAATGACCTGGGATCTTCCGCCAGCGGCTCCGTACTGTTGTCCGTAGTTCGGAGCGGTGTTGTATCCGTACTGATTGGCGTAGGGCTGTTGTTGGTAGGGATAGTAGTTGGGTTGGCATCGATTGCGACAGCCCGTAAACGACATGCCGACGACGCACAGCACCACAGCACAAACGATATTTCGATTCGAAGACATCACAGTCCTTCCGGATTTGAGGGCTCGCAATCAAATTTGGGGCGCGAGCTTTAGCGGGAAAGTAGCAAACGGCCATTTTCGTGCAATATCAATCGTGCTGGCGTGTCAGTCCGGAGGAAGTAGAGAGTTTGGGCATCCGGAGGGCTTGATCGGCGGAACTTGACGCGAAAGAAGTTGTTCCTTGCGAAGCAGAATTTACATCGTTCGCACAACGGTTATCCTATCGAACATGCTATCTGATTCGATCAATCTCAAATTGCTCGAGCATCACGCTCGGCTGACTGCGGAAGCCCGCTATCGACTGCTTTACCATCGGTTCGACCCGCATTTGCAGCAACCGATTTATGGTGAGCGTGTCCTGCCCAAATTCTCCAAACGGGCTTCGGGATGTCAGATTTGGGATATTCTTGGCAGCGTCTACCTGGACTGGACCGGCAGCTCGGATTCGAACTTGCTCGGCCACCGTCATCCTGCTGTCGTGGATGCGATTAAACAATGGGCGATCGACGAACCGGCTCATGAACTCGATGAACCAGCCGCCTGCGACGGACCGCTGACCGATCCGCGAGAAGTTTCTCTGGCCAAAAAGTTTGCGGACGTTTTCAACCACGGCGACGAACTGTTGGTCGGATTCACGCGAGGCAGAAGCGAGGCTCTTTATTGTGCGACTGAGATGGCGCGGACTTTGACCGGTCGGCCGATGATCGCTGTCCATGAAGTTCACTCGAATCGACCTTTGTTCGCCGAAGATCAACGCTTTCGGTTTACGCGTTCCCATTTCGAAGAAACCAACGTCAAAACGATTCCGCTCGATGACGTGAAAGCCATAGAGTGGCTGCTGAAAACGAATCCGGATCAATTGGCTGCTGTCGTGATCAATCCGCCCACGTTTCAGCTTCCACCGACGGGCTACTATAAAGAGCTACATTCTTTGCTGCAGAAGCATGGAACGCTTTTGATCCTGGACGAATCGGAAACGGCCTTTCGGCTGGACATCGGCGGTGCCCAACAACACTTTTCGATCGCTCCAGACATCACGGTCACCGGCGAGAAGTTGGGGGGAGCGTTTGCGTTTTCTGCGGTGCTGGGGCGGAAAGAATTACTGGGCCGAGCCTGGCGGAGCACCATGAGGACGCTAGATCGTCCCGGAGGGCTTACGCTTGACGTTGTCGAAGCGGCGTTTGACGTGGTGGTCGGGCGATGTCTCCCGTCCGAGTTGCGTCACGTCGGATCCCAGCTACGGGACGGGTTCAATGATTTTGCGCAAGAGCAAGGTTTTCCGTGCCAACTGGTAGGCGATCCAACTCGACTGGCTTTGCAGTTCGATGCTCAAGAATTCCTGACGCCTGAACAACTCCGGGCAGCATTTTGCATGTTCGCTCTGGAAGAAGGGCTGATCACGCATGGAGAATTTTGGCCCAACGCGGCTCACAACGGCGATGCCCTGTTCGACACGATGCGGATGCTTGAACGCACGACGGAATCAATGACGCGATGGATGCGCGAAATTGTCAAACCGGAAGAAGCGATCGGCGAGCCGTTTTCAAAGTTCGAGCTTCGCGGCAGAATCGACGCTCTCAATATGATCCGCAAGACGATGGTGTTGACGGGCTGGGTTTTAATCGATGGCGAACCGGTGGAACTTTCCGCGGTCGACGAAGACGGAACTCGGGTCGCTGCTGAACAGGTTCAGCGAAAGGATTTGGCAGCCGGTATGCCGAATAGTCCGCAAGCAAACAACGCCGGGTTCAAGCTGTCCGTGGAAGTCCAAAGCATCAAAAAGCCCAGCCGCTTTTTGATCGAGGCACACCGCGACGGCAAACTGATCTACCGCACGCTGCTGGTCCATGATCCGGCCGAGCAGTCGTCAGCGCCCTATCCGTTTCGCGATGGATACATTTTCACCTAAAGGCCTACTTCACCAGTAGTTCGCGCGGCGACTCGGTCGTCGGTTTCGGCGCGGCCAACTTCGGATCCGCCAACTGTTGCCGCAGGAATTCCGGACGATTGGTGGTCAGCGATGACGTGCCGAACGACTTTAGTTGCACTGCCTGATTCGGGTCATCGATCGTCCAGGCGTGAAACTCGAATCCTGCATCCACCATCGCGGCCACAAATTCCTCCGTGACGACGTCCTCGTGCCCTTGCGATCCCAGACCAGTCGCTTGAGTCCGGGCCAACGTGGCGAGCACCTCGTCTTGAGTCGGCGTCCAGGACGGGTCGTCTTCACTGCCTTTTAATTTATACGATGTCAACCAATTCGCTTTGTATTGAGGCATCGACTCACGTACTTGCTGAATCACTGCGGATTTGAAACAAATAATTACGATCTGTTCCGGCTCCAAATTCGACGCAGCCAACTCTTTCTCAAGGACCGGCAAGATCTCGGGGCCACACTTGATCTCTACGAAGATCTTCTTCCCTTCCGGAACGGTCGCCAGAACATCGCTCAACGTGGGTATTTTCTCACTGGAGAACTGACGGCCTTTCCAGCTTCCCACCTCCAGATTTTGCAACGTCGCCAGATCCGATTCCGCGACTTTCAATACTGGCTTGGTCGGACAAACACGCTCCGTATCTTTGTCGTGGATGCAGACAATCTGCTTGTCCGACGTCAAATGAAAATCGCCCTCGATCGCATCGGCTCCCTGCTTCCAAGCCAGCCGAAACGCCGCCAGAGTATTCTCCGGTGCGTCGTGCGACGCGCCGCGATGAGCGACGAACAGCTGAGCCGGTGCAAGACCTGGCAAAATGGAAATCAAGAGAAACACCAATGGCAGCGGCAAACGAGATAGTTTCATGGTTCTAGCGTGTCAGATTGAAGAAGCGAAAGTTCAAAGTAGATTCTTCGGAGCAGGTGCTGCGTCATCCAGTTTTAGATGGGGCCTGTCGTCGAACCATCCGAGTTTAGGTCGAAGTTAAACACATTGTTACCCGTTGGGATCGTCAGATTCAACTTTGATTCCTTGTGATATTCTACGGGAACCAGCTCTTTCTTTTCCTTCGGCTTAGGCAAATCCGGATCGACTTCTGCGTCGCCTTCATCCGTTTTTAGTTCGCCCGTGCTGGCCAGAGTACTGATCTTTACGACGACTTCGCCTGGCAAAACGCCATCAACTTCGCTATTGAACTTCATGCGATAATCGCCATTGGCATCGGTCGTCGCATAGGACATCGTTCCGTCAGTTTGCTCAAAGAAAACGACGGTGTCGGGCAACGGTTCACCGTCGAGCTTGATATTTCCGGTGACTTTGATCAAGCCGAGTTGAGAATAGTTGGCCTCGTTGGACCCAATGCAGCCGGAAACCATCGTGATCGCAATCAAGCAGATTCCCATCGCTATTGGTCGGTTTGAGAATTTCATGGAAGAGCGTTTTCCGTTTTATAGTGTAAGAATTGATCAACGCGACGCATCAGTCTGACTGAACGCTTCGCACCGCTGATATGTGCTCGTGCATCGAGCATTGTTTGGAGAATGTAAAAGTAAGCAGGCCCGAAGGACGCGAGTGAGTCATCAACATTCTGACTCACTCGCGCTTCGTACTCTTTTTGTTTAGACCTGACACCAAGAGTCTAGAAATCGCTGACGACTTCGCCACCGTCACGAGACCCGAGAGCCTGGTAGGTCACAATGTCGATACTGTCACTGATGAAGTGCGTCGACCCGTCACACAAACCGAACGTCGCTCCGCCCGGATGGTAGCTTCCGAAACTCAGCTCGATCAAGCGGCCTGCCGTTGTTGGATCCAGCTTGTTGATGTTCATCGGCGTGTAGGTTGCACCAACCAGTTCGGAAAACTCGGTGCCTCCGTTGCCGCCGTCACAACGACATGGATCTGCCGTCGGAGAACCGATGTACCAGTAATCCATCGCCTGACCATCTTTGACAAAACCGGGATCGGTGCGCGACTCGCCAACCATGATTGTGTTGGACGTACCGTCTGAGATATCTCCGAAAGTAATTTCACTGCAGGCAAACATAATCCCGTTCAGATCGATGCTTTCCATCGACTTGGTATCAGGCAGAATCGAGCTGGTGTCATCCGAAGTAACTTCGTTGCCGGCGCTGGCACGATAGCTCGCCGGGACGCGGCCCGGAATTCCATTGTTGTCGATATGCTCTTCGATCGGCATCGTTGGGCAGCGATAGCCGGGAATCATTGTTCCGGCTGCAGCCTCGTTGTCCGATCCGTTGGTCGCCCAGTTGTCGCTT is part of the Mariniblastus fucicola genome and harbors:
- a CDS encoding sulfotransferase family protein; this encodes MNHFPKIKIDPPAVIIGAARSGTNMLRNLLSELEPFATWPCDEINYIWRHGNREFETDEFTAEMANEKTVAYIRKQFARFAKDHPGKMVIEKTCANTLRCEFVQAVLPNAKFIHIIRDGRDAAASASLRWNAGLDIGYLMKKARYVPKTDVPYYALRYLGSHIYRLTAKKDRLSTWGPKFTGMQTAFEQNDLAVGCAIQWKSCVSKAIEQLGKLDQKKVMTVRYEAVTSDPAMWLNKICEFLDRDVAPVSIAELTDSVSKKSVGKWQKQLSELQVQQINEVAGDLLTKLGYVEP
- a CDS encoding sugar transferase, which translates into the protein MNQIDSVPNTIPNGGLTFAQRFCKRTFDIVAAILGLLLLWPLILFGWILATISTRKNGLFVHQRIGLHGRPFPMYKLRSMREVPGVTTTNTAGNDVRITRTGKWLRRLKIDELPQLINVLFGHMSFVGARPDVAGYTDVLEGEDRILLSMRPGITGPASLTYRHEEEILAAADDAEYRNDHILWPHKVKLNRKYLDEWSFIGDLRYILQTFIGSPITIAPDDFKDPS
- a CDS encoding glycosyltransferase family 4 protein; translated protein: MKLLLAHRYIRPDTPGYAHMLYIMGRKFAEQGHDVTIFSAQPGYNNAYDGPRLPVRETTDGMTIIRIPLLKEDKKKPIPRAINVVVFGLWLFFHAVFRFKPYDLMTVSTFPPTIMATVARAICFFRRTEYIYHCMDLYPEIAQASGLLKRSLPLRIAAWVDKRNCQKAKAVVVLSDDMLASLRNRGLAGDNVHVINNFIIDTVDESASVPAAFEVPTEKFRVLFAGNIGRFQSLETIVDAAKLLSTNDEIEFWFIGAGVSVDALKKRSDSATGQSIHFHPYLPIEAVMKVINRCNLGVVSLAPKVILSAYPSKTMTYLEAGCKLLCLVEGDTSLATLVNQHNLGSVCTQPATADEVASAISKEFDSWKRYGYDRDAIQNVGRAHFGQEAILDCWLRLLGGKSPGTPDAVKPASFSASTSELRKTQTTEFVHSAD
- a CDS encoding polysaccharide biosynthesis protein encodes the protein MSDKSNFDPAEKTVLITGGTGSFGKTMVSHLLAQGYKQIRIFSRDEWKQEDMRVRMAEPRLKFYIGDVRNRASVDGAMEGVNMVFHAAALKQVPSCEFFPMQAVETNIIGSNNVLESAVSNKVESVVVLGTDKAVYPVNAMGMTKAVMEKVAQSIARRLGEHDTTISSVRYGNVMYSRGSVIPLFVRQIREGNPITITEPTMSRFMLPLRDSVALVEFAFNNAKQGDIFIKKAPACTIGMLAQAMVELFQSDTKIETIGIRHGEKMFEALASVAEMQRSEDMGDFMRISMDERDLNYKRFFTEGEQLEPMAHDYDSHNTRQLTLEEMKALLLSLPEIQSDLEELGLPTS
- a CDS encoding polysaccharide biosynthesis C-terminal domain-containing protein, translated to MTRNSQQHILVTGSDGLIGWHLRCWLETCAGTHVIPCNREQFNDDAYLSDAIEKANVIVHLAGMNRGEEEDIVQTNIGLAQRITEICQQLDCRPQIIYSSSTQVDGDSRYGYSKRVAGETFQDWANVEDARFLNLVLPHVFGEHGKPFYNSVVSTFAHQLANGETPKIISDGQVNLLHAHDVAQIIWNSIEDGTVGELRPHGSEMFVSELLERMQRLSQRYFDGVIPEATEPIDLKLFNTFRSYIPYEKRAVDLTLHTDDRGNLFEAARADGQGQVFVSTSHPGITRGQHFHFRKVERFLVIQGKAKIRMRRVLHDDIVTYEVSGDHPQAIDIPTLHTHNITNVGDTPLLTLFWAGEHFDPDNSDTYPMIVEIPTTQSAEA
- the wecB gene encoding non-hydrolyzing UDP-N-acetylglucosamine 2-epimerase; translated protein: MNSTRLKVLTILGTRPEIIRLSRTMAALDQYTDHQIAHTGQNYDYELNQIFFDDLEIRKPDHFMGVDTSSLGNVLGGTLIESEKILRQEKPDAVVILGDTNSALAGIMARRLKIPLYHMEAGNRCFDLNVPEETNRRIIDHVSDFNLVYTEHARRHLLSEGISHRRIYVTGSPMNEVLNHYGAKIDASTAPADLGVEPGKYILVSMHREENVDYEKPLTELVNALTMLSEKFDMPVIVSTHPRTQKRLDQFGLKVDESKVRFMKPFGFCDYNKLQKDSFCVVSDSGTISEESSMLRFPAVTIRNALERPEAMDTGSITLTGTNPDRILDCVTVVTDQFAAGTVAPVPVDYQVPNTSQRVVQLILGTAKLAHRWQGIDDRS
- a CDS encoding nucleoside hydrolase yields the protein MKINVSRIFCVLAISFTLLWAAMVHAQDAKPKLILDADTANEIDDQYAIIRIFRQDKFDVIGLNSAQWFHYLGQQDSVQASQKLNERLVELMGVSGLPLNIGAERPMGKPWGGDEAKDSPAAQFIIKSARELANDEKLYVVCIGASTNLASAIKLAPEIAPKIKAYVMGFQYDFGTGTWNKSEFNVRRDLNAVDFLLNQKDLELHVMSATTSGIFKFEQGDSFEKQARMGPLGEQLTERWTRLFGSSKTWVMWDLALVEAMIDPSLASEVEVTTPPENTQRKVWMYKTIDVEKMRAGFWAAALAK